From Anopheles funestus chromosome 3RL, idAnoFuneDA-416_04, whole genome shotgun sequence, a single genomic window includes:
- the LOC125766900 gene encoding uncharacterized protein LOC125766900 gives MAKHHRIPTLAENINRSPRLSYLASHSQSASFMSEGGEITELMALDESENLLHDRTASVQVISGSGGALCGSYGSYASGTLAGQLTPGGRILVGAGINAANGGTGTVNAGGISPGVGSFGDGSERLEELGIAFNEQLMYGAVGGKLLTNSPAVTIVEMAGSGGHAAMRQKNFKRKSTATAAMVASGEQTSLNAIGLQLSVDRGGPQEWGEATRSYVKAQRRHAGRATFQGQVYNFLERPAGYKCFVYHVSV, from the exons ATGGCGAAGCACCACCGCATACCGACGCTGGCGGAAAACATCAACCGTTCGCCCCGGTTAAGCTACCTGGCCTCCCACTCCCAGTCCGCGTCTTTCATGAGCGAGGGAGGCGAGATAACGGAGCTGATGGCGCTGGATGAGTCGGAAAATCTGCTGCACGATCGTACGGCTTCGGTACAGGTGATCAGCGGCAGTGGGGGTGCACTGTGCGGTAGTTACGGTAGCTACGCCAGCGGAACGCTTGCCGGTCAGCTAACACCGGGCGGACGCATCCTGGTGGGGGCGGGCATTAATGCAGCCAACGGTGGCACCGGTACAGTGAACGCCGGTGGCATTAGTCCCGGTGTGGGAAGTTTTGGCGATGGTAGCGAACGGCTGGAGGAGCTCGGCATTGCCTTCAACGAGCAGCTGATGTACGGTGCGGTCGGTGGCAAACTGCTGACCAACTCACCGGCAGTAACGATCGTCGAGATGGCGGGTAGTGGTGGGCATGCGGCAATGAGGCAGAAAAACTTCAAGCGCAAGTCAACGGCTACGGCTGCGATGGTGGCGTCCGGTGAACAGACGTCCTTGAATGCTATCG GGCTGCAGCTATCGGTCGACCGGGGTGGACCACAGGAATGGGGTGAAGCAACCCGCAGCTATGTGAAAGCCCAGCGACGCCATGCTGGACGAGCAACGTTCCAGGGCCAGGTGTACAACTTCCTCGAACGTCCGGCCGGCTACAAGTGCTTTGTCTACCACGTCTCTGTGTAA